The Lonsdalea populi genome window below encodes:
- the puuE gene encoding allantoinase PuuE — translation MMKTLTQALREGRDYPRDLVGYAGQPPHAQWPGNARIAVQFVLNYEEGAENNVLHGDAGSEQFLSDIIGAASYPDRHMSMDSLYEYGSRAGFWRIHAEFQRRGLPLTVFGVGMALARNPAVVEAIRAADYDVVCHGWRWIHYQDTPVEVERRHMAQAVEMMTALFGRPPLGWYTGRDSPNTRRLMVEHGGFQYDSDYYGDDLPFWMSVTGADGAARPHLIIPYTLEANDMRFASPQGFNCGEQFFTYLKDSFDVLYEEGETAPKMMSIGMHCRLLGRPGRFRALQRFLDYVQQHDRVWICRRQDIADHWRQHHPYQG, via the coding sequence ATGATGAAGACGTTGACGCAGGCGTTGAGGGAAGGGCGGGACTACCCGCGCGATCTGGTTGGCTATGCGGGGCAGCCGCCGCACGCCCAGTGGCCGGGAAATGCGCGCATCGCGGTGCAGTTTGTCCTCAACTATGAGGAAGGCGCGGAAAATAACGTGCTGCACGGGGACGCGGGCTCCGAACAGTTTCTGTCTGACATCATCGGCGCGGCCAGTTACCCGGACCGTCATATGTCGATGGACTCGTTATACGAGTACGGCTCGCGCGCGGGGTTTTGGCGGATCCACGCGGAGTTCCAGCGTCGCGGCCTGCCGCTGACGGTATTCGGCGTCGGGATGGCGCTGGCGCGCAACCCGGCCGTCGTCGAGGCAATTCGCGCCGCCGACTACGACGTGGTGTGCCACGGCTGGCGCTGGATCCACTATCAGGACACGCCGGTGGAGGTCGAACGCCGGCATATGGCGCAGGCCGTGGAGATGATGACGGCGCTGTTCGGCCGCCCGCCGTTGGGCTGGTATACCGGCCGTGATAGCCCGAATACGCGTCGGCTGATGGTTGAACACGGCGGCTTCCAGTATGACAGCGACTACTATGGGGACGATCTGCCGTTCTGGATGTCGGTGACTGGGGCAGACGGCGCGGCGCGGCCTCACCTGATCATTCCTTATACGCTCGAGGCCAACGATATGCGTTTCGCCTCGCCGCAGGGGTTCAACTGCGGGGAGCAGTTCTTTACCTACCTGAAAGACAGCTTTGATGTGTTGTACGAAGAGGGGGAAACCGCGCCGAAAATGATGTCGATCGGCATGCACTGTCGGCTGCTGGGACGGCCGGGCCGCTTCCGTGCGCTACAGCGTTTTCTCGACTACGTTCAGCAGCACGACCGGGTGTGGATTTGCCGTCGTCAGGACATCGCCGACCACTGGCGTCAGCACCATCCCTATCAAGGCTGA
- the hpxZ gene encoding oxalurate catabolism protein HpxZ, which produces MLQLNDINLPDVLEEVSAAFARYEKALTGNDVEELDALFWHDARTVRYGASENLYGIEQIRAFRAARPSAGLDRQLHNTVITSYGRDVAVASTEFRREHSEKVGRQMQTWVRTEQGWRIVAAHVSLMA; this is translated from the coding sequence ATGTTGCAGCTCAACGACATCAATTTGCCCGACGTGCTGGAAGAGGTCTCCGCCGCGTTCGCCCGCTACGAAAAAGCACTGACCGGCAACGACGTCGAGGAACTCGACGCCCTGTTCTGGCACGATGCGCGCACCGTGCGCTACGGCGCGTCCGAGAATCTCTACGGCATCGAACAGATCCGGGCGTTTCGCGCCGCCCGTCCTTCCGCGGGACTTGACCGCCAGTTGCACAATACGGTGATCACCAGCTACGGCCGGGACGTGGCCGTCGCCAGCACCGAGTTTCGCCGGGAGCATTCAGAGAAGGTGGGTCGCCAGATGCAAACCTGGGTTCGCACCGAACAGGGGTGGCGCATCGTGGCCGCCCACGTCAGCCTGATGGCGTAA
- a CDS encoding AtzE family amidohydrolase, with the protein MSTTRHPGCYSIDEIQALQERGELSVQEIAHQTLAHIAERNPQLNAYTRVTETRMLEEAAQLDRQRRDGCALPVLTGVPYAVKNLFDVAGETTLAGAKLFSQRPPATQDAYAVCRLSAQGALLSGLLNMDAYAYGFTTENTHYGATRNPHDVTRIAGGSSGGSAAAVAAGLVTFALGSDTNGSIRVPSSLCGIFGMKPTFGRLSRRGTQPFVASLDHIGPMARNTGDLAQVFDLLQGIDAHDRFQTPHSSLDCSATLNDDTTPLRAKILAGYFADWCDEHAKTAVLRVARALGADDNVLIDNAALARTAAFLISASEGGNQYLPALRSVPEQFEPHSRERLLAGAMIPAAWYVQAQRFRNHFRQEVLSLFEHTDLLIAPATPRPATPIGQETMRINGADLPIRASMGMLTQPISFVGLPVVTVPLLTDGGLPIGVQLIAAPWREDIALRAARRLEQQGITHSVIPSPL; encoded by the coding sequence ATGAGTACGACACGCCACCCCGGCTGCTATTCCATTGATGAGATTCAGGCGCTGCAAGAGCGCGGCGAACTGTCCGTACAGGAGATTGCCCACCAGACGCTGGCGCACATTGCCGAGCGCAATCCCCAGCTCAACGCCTACACCCGCGTCACCGAGACGCGCATGCTGGAAGAGGCCGCGCAGCTCGACCGGCAACGCCGCGACGGTTGCGCGCTGCCCGTGCTGACCGGCGTGCCGTATGCGGTCAAAAACCTGTTCGACGTGGCAGGCGAAACCACGCTGGCGGGAGCCAAACTGTTTAGCCAGCGTCCCCCCGCCACGCAGGATGCCTACGCCGTCTGCCGGCTGAGCGCTCAGGGCGCGCTGCTATCGGGGCTGTTAAACATGGACGCCTACGCCTATGGCTTCACGACCGAGAACACCCACTATGGCGCAACCCGCAACCCGCATGACGTGACGCGCATCGCGGGCGGCTCCTCCGGCGGTTCGGCGGCGGCGGTCGCGGCCGGGCTGGTGACCTTCGCGCTCGGCAGCGACACCAACGGATCCATTCGCGTCCCTTCGTCGCTGTGCGGCATTTTCGGCATGAAACCGACCTTTGGCCGCCTGTCCCGCCGCGGCACGCAGCCTTTCGTCGCCAGCCTCGACCATATCGGCCCGATGGCGCGAAACACGGGGGACCTGGCGCAGGTGTTCGATCTGCTGCAAGGCATCGACGCCCACGATCGTTTTCAAACGCCGCATTCGTCGTTGGACTGCTCGGCCACGCTGAACGATGACACGACGCCGCTGCGCGCCAAAATTCTGGCAGGCTATTTCGCCGACTGGTGCGACGAACATGCGAAAACCGCCGTACTGCGGGTCGCCCGGGCGCTGGGAGCCGATGACAATGTGTTGATCGACAATGCCGCGCTGGCCCGCACGGCCGCCTTCCTCATCTCCGCCAGCGAAGGCGGTAATCAATACCTGCCCGCGCTGCGGAGCGTGCCGGAGCAGTTCGAGCCGCATTCGCGCGAACGCCTGCTGGCCGGCGCCATGATCCCGGCGGCGTGGTACGTACAGGCACAGCGTTTTCGCAACCATTTCCGGCAGGAAGTCCTGTCGCTGTTCGAACACACCGACCTGTTGATTGCCCCGGCGACGCCCCGCCCGGCGACGCCGATCGGTCAGGAAACCATGCGCATTAACGGTGCGGATCTGCCCATTCGTGCCAGCATGGGTATGCTGACGCAGCCTATTTCGTTCGTCGGGCTGCCGGTGGTGACCGTGCCGCTGCTCACCGATGGCGGACTGCCCATCGGCGTTCAGCTGATTGCCGCGCCGTGGCGTGAAGACATTGCGCTGCGCGCGGCCCGACGCCTGGAACAGCAAGGCATTACGCATTCCGTCATCCCATCACCGCTCTGA
- the hpxX gene encoding oxalurate catabolism protein HpxX, with protein MSEIKLDDAALADYLRQMETLLALELDPARREELQRQFSRIAEMALPLMAFPLDERQEVAGVYQL; from the coding sequence ATGAGTGAGATAAAACTGGATGACGCCGCGCTGGCCGACTATCTGCGGCAGATGGAAACGTTGCTGGCGCTGGAGCTGGATCCGGCCCGCCGCGAAGAATTGCAGCGACAGTTCAGCCGCATCGCCGAGATGGCGCTGCCGCTGATGGCCTTTCCGCTGGACGAACGTCAGGAAGTCGCGGGGGTTTATCAGTTATGA
- a CDS encoding gamma-glutamyltransferase family protein, whose product MMHSNIAPAGMAVTPHHLASASAQAVLREGGNAIEAMVAAASTIAVVYPHMNSLGGDGFWLIVPPQGDPIAIDASGPAGSLANRALYDGMERIPHRGPKAAITVAGTVGGWQEALRYAAELGGTPLPLARLLADAICYAKDGIPVTLSQSNALTQHFEALRANAEFRRVFLPDGHPPSPGSRFVQPDLARTLTQLAQDGLDSFYRGALADTLAAAIAQSGMPVTRDDLANYRAKRVAPLRLAHSQGEIFNLAPPTQGLVSLAILGIADRLDMADLNEAQTIHRVVEATKLAFELRDAFITDPRLVTQDIPALLSADALEALSARVDTNAATPWGEGKGPGDTVWMGVCDGNGLSVSFIQSIYHEFGSGVVLPETGIVWQNRGASFSLDPQHLLALEPGKQPFHTLNPAAARLSDGRTMVYGSMGGDGQPQTQAALFIRHVVQGLPLQQAIAAPRWLLGRTWGHTSDSLKLEGRFTAATVDTLRGLGHEVEMLPDFSESVGHAGAIVRHTHGMLEGAFDPRSNGSALGF is encoded by the coding sequence ATGATGCACAGTAATATCGCGCCTGCCGGTATGGCGGTGACGCCTCATCACCTGGCCAGCGCCTCCGCTCAGGCGGTTTTGCGGGAGGGTGGGAATGCGATCGAAGCGATGGTCGCCGCCGCGTCGACCATCGCCGTCGTCTACCCGCATATGAACAGTCTGGGCGGCGACGGTTTCTGGCTGATCGTGCCCCCGCAGGGCGATCCCATCGCCATCGACGCCAGCGGCCCGGCGGGCTCGCTGGCCAACCGCGCGCTGTACGACGGTATGGAGCGCATTCCTCATCGCGGCCCCAAAGCCGCCATCACCGTGGCGGGCACCGTCGGCGGATGGCAGGAAGCGCTGCGCTATGCCGCCGAGCTGGGCGGAACACCGCTGCCGCTGGCGCGGCTGCTGGCCGACGCGATCTGCTACGCCAAAGACGGCATTCCCGTCACCCTCTCGCAATCGAACGCGCTCACACAACATTTTGAGGCTCTCCGCGCCAATGCCGAATTCCGCCGCGTCTTCTTGCCGGACGGTCACCCCCCTTCCCCCGGTAGCCGCTTCGTTCAGCCCGATCTTGCCCGCACGCTGACGCAGCTGGCGCAAGACGGTCTGGACAGTTTCTATCGCGGCGCGTTGGCCGATACGCTGGCGGCGGCCATAGCGCAGTCCGGGATGCCGGTGACCCGCGACGATCTGGCGAACTATCGCGCCAAACGCGTCGCGCCCCTGAGGCTGGCCCACAGTCAGGGCGAGATCTTCAATCTGGCGCCGCCGACGCAAGGGCTGGTGTCGTTAGCGATCCTCGGGATCGCCGACCGCCTCGATATGGCCGATCTCAACGAGGCGCAAACGATCCACCGCGTCGTCGAAGCCACCAAGCTGGCGTTCGAACTGCGCGATGCCTTCATCACCGATCCCAGACTCGTCACGCAGGATATCCCCGCCCTGCTCAGCGCCGATGCGCTGGAGGCATTGAGCGCCCGCGTGGATACCAACGCCGCCACGCCGTGGGGGGAAGGTAAAGGCCCGGGCGACACCGTTTGGATGGGCGTGTGCGACGGCAACGGGCTGTCGGTTTCCTTTATTCAGAGCATCTACCACGAATTCGGCAGCGGCGTCGTCCTGCCGGAGACCGGCATCGTCTGGCAGAATCGAGGGGCCTCGTTCAGCCTCGATCCCCAGCACCTGCTGGCGCTGGAACCAGGCAAGCAGCCATTTCACACCCTGAATCCCGCCGCCGCACGGCTGTCTGACGGACGGACGATGGTCTACGGATCGATGGGCGGCGACGGCCAGCCGCAAACGCAGGCGGCGCTGTTTATCCGCCACGTGGTGCAGGGGCTGCCGCTACAGCAGGCCATCGCCGCGCCGCGCTGGCTATTGGGTCGCACCTGGGGACACACCTCCGATAGCCTGAAGCTGGAGGGCCGCTTCACGGCCGCCACCGTCGATACGCTACGTGGACTGGGCCATGAGGTGGAGATGCTGCCCGACTTCAGCGAGAGCGTCGGACACGCCGGGGCTATCGTGCGCCATACTCACGGTATGCTCGAAGGGGCGTTCGACCCGCGCAGCAACGGCAGCGCCCTGGGCTTTTAA
- a CDS encoding MurR/RpiR family transcriptional regulator encodes MKQIDERLRSHFDALSPQERRVAAFIFDHLDDLISYNSAELSRLCGVSKATVSRLFRRLGYPSYREMRDELRTLRQSGMPLADNRDAVQGNTLLARHYKQEMANLTLWVSQIDPVQFGAVLAALQQAQRVCLIGLRNSYPLALHLRQQLLQVRPQVCLLAQPGQTLAEELADLSPQDVVIVAAFRRRPRLIPSLLRQLQEKQVPVLLLCEPQAHRLQPLATWTLSAPLDSVSAFDSYASAMGLVNLLSNALLHEMLQDGRQRIHHIADLYQRLDELELR; translated from the coding sequence ATGAAGCAGATTGATGAACGGCTACGCAGCCATTTTGATGCGCTCTCTCCACAGGAGCGGCGGGTCGCGGCGTTTATTTTCGATCACCTCGACGACCTCATCAGTTATAACAGCGCGGAGCTGTCGCGGCTGTGCGGCGTCTCCAAGGCGACCGTCAGCCGTCTGTTTCGTCGCCTCGGCTACCCCAGTTACCGGGAAATGCGCGATGAGTTGCGCACGCTGCGCCAAAGCGGTATGCCGCTGGCCGATAACCGCGACGCGGTGCAGGGAAATACCCTGCTGGCGCGTCACTATAAGCAGGAGATGGCGAACCTGACCCTGTGGGTCAGTCAGATCGATCCGGTGCAGTTCGGCGCGGTGCTCGCCGCGCTACAGCAGGCCCAGCGCGTCTGCCTGATCGGGCTGCGCAACAGCTATCCGCTGGCGCTGCATCTGCGCCAACAGCTGTTGCAAGTGAGGCCGCAGGTCTGTCTTTTGGCGCAGCCGGGTCAGACGCTGGCGGAAGAGCTGGCCGACCTGAGTCCGCAGGATGTCGTGATCGTGGCCGCGTTTCGTCGTCGTCCCCGACTGATCCCGTCTCTGCTACGCCAGCTACAGGAAAAGCAGGTGCCGGTGCTGCTGCTGTGCGAACCGCAGGCCCACCGTCTGCAACCGCTGGCGACGTGGACGCTGAGCGCGCCGCTGGACAGCGTCTCCGCCTTCGATAGCTACGCCTCTGCGATGGGCCTGGTCAATCTGCTGAGCAACGCGTTGCTGCACGAAATGTTGCAGGACGGGCGTCAGCGTATCCATCACATCGCCGATCTGTATCAACGGCTGGATGAGTTGGAGCTGCGCTAG
- a CDS encoding transporter substrate-binding domain-containing protein: MNIRKGFLAVISAALFFVQAGYALADQLQDIEKRGVLRVAVPQDFPPFGSVGTDLQPQGYDIDMARYLASEMKLKLQLVPVTSANRVPYLQTNKVDLVISSLGKNAEREKVIDFSRAYAPFFLGVFGPKDSDLANPQALAGKSVGVTRGAVEDMVLTDLAPKEAQLKRYEDNNTTLSAYLSGQVQYIATGNLVVAAIAAQNPTKAPVAKFMLKDSPCFIGLKKDEPALKEKINALIEKAVKDNMLNGLSQKWLKAPLPANLDA, encoded by the coding sequence ATGAATATCAGAAAAGGTTTCTTGGCCGTGATAAGCGCGGCGCTGTTTTTCGTTCAGGCCGGCTACGCCCTGGCCGACCAGTTGCAGGACATCGAGAAGCGCGGCGTGCTGCGCGTCGCCGTGCCGCAAGACTTCCCGCCGTTTGGCTCGGTCGGCACGGACCTTCAGCCGCAGGGTTACGATATCGACATGGCCCGTTATCTGGCCAGCGAGATGAAACTAAAGTTGCAACTGGTGCCCGTCACCAGCGCTAACCGGGTGCCTTATCTGCAAACCAACAAGGTGGATCTGGTGATCTCCAGTCTGGGTAAAAACGCCGAACGCGAAAAGGTGATCGACTTTAGTCGCGCCTACGCGCCGTTCTTCCTGGGCGTGTTCGGACCGAAAGACAGCGATCTCGCTAATCCTCAAGCGCTGGCGGGCAAAAGCGTGGGCGTCACCCGCGGCGCGGTAGAGGACATGGTGCTGACCGACCTTGCGCCGAAAGAGGCGCAGCTGAAGCGCTATGAGGACAACAACACCACGCTGTCGGCTTATCTGTCCGGACAGGTGCAGTACATCGCGACCGGCAACCTGGTGGTCGCGGCCATCGCCGCGCAGAATCCGACGAAAGCGCCGGTGGCGAAATTCATGCTGAAAGATTCACCGTGCTTTATCGGCCTGAAAAAAGACGAACCCGCATTGAAAGAGAAGATCAATGCGCTGATCGAAAAGGCGGTGAAAGACAATATGCTGAACGGCCTGTCGCAAAAGTGGTTGAAGGCCCCGCTGCCCGCGAATCTGGACGCGTGA
- a CDS encoding amino acid ABC transporter permease, whose amino-acid sequence MTYQLNFAALWPYWPDMLDGLWVTVQLTVLATAGGIAIGICGAALRSGKPNLLSGLWGVYVEAIRNTPFVVQLFFIVFGLPGLGLKLTAGEAALIAMLVNLGAYSTEIIRAGIQVTPKGQWEACRVLGLTRTQTFLRVILPPALQRIYPALVSQCIIVMLGSSVVSQVSYEELTFAANLIQSRTFLSFEVYLVTTLLYLALSLLMRQLLLLLGRRFLGTQSA is encoded by the coding sequence ATGACCTATCAGCTTAATTTCGCGGCGTTGTGGCCTTACTGGCCGGATATGCTGGACGGTCTGTGGGTCACCGTACAACTGACGGTGCTCGCCACGGCCGGCGGCATCGCCATCGGCATTTGCGGTGCGGCGCTGCGCAGCGGCAAGCCGAACCTGTTGAGCGGGCTGTGGGGCGTTTACGTCGAGGCGATTCGTAATACGCCGTTCGTGGTGCAGCTGTTCTTTATCGTGTTCGGTCTGCCGGGGCTGGGGCTAAAGTTAACCGCAGGCGAGGCGGCGTTGATCGCCATGCTGGTGAACCTGGGGGCCTACAGCACCGAGATCATCCGCGCGGGCATTCAGGTGACGCCGAAAGGGCAGTGGGAAGCCTGCCGGGTATTGGGACTGACGCGCACGCAGACGTTTCTGCGGGTGATCCTGCCGCCGGCGCTGCAACGGATTTATCCGGCGCTGGTCAGCCAGTGCATCATCGTGATGCTCGGCTCTTCGGTCGTCTCGCAGGTGTCGTATGAAGAGCTGACCTTCGCCGCCAATCTGATTCAATCTCGCACCTTCTTAAGCTTTGAGGTGTATCTGGTCACCACGCTGCTGTATCTGGCATTGTCGCTGCTGATGCGCCAACTGCTGCTGCTGCTGGGGCGACGTTTTCTGGGAACGCAGAGCGCATGA
- a CDS encoding amino acid ABC transporter permease: MNFTDWDIVRNLLLAGRWTVLLSLTAFLGGALVTLPLLLLRLTRRPWPLRLTRAYANLFQGTPLLMQLFLAFFGLGLFGIDVSPWVAAALALALFTSAFLVDIWHGSVLALPRGQWEASRCLGLNFWQTLSRVVAPQAMRIAIAPTVGFSVQVIKGTALASIIGFVEMTKAGIMLNNVTYQPFKVFGLVALGYFLLCYPLSYYSRYLEKKFNAAHHH, from the coding sequence ATGAACTTTACCGACTGGGATATCGTGCGCAACCTGCTGCTGGCGGGGCGCTGGACAGTGTTGCTGTCGCTGACCGCGTTCCTCGGCGGAGCGCTGGTAACGCTGCCGCTGTTGCTGTTGCGCCTGACCCGCCGTCCCTGGCCGCTGCGGTTGACCCGCGCCTACGCCAATCTGTTTCAGGGCACGCCGCTGCTGATGCAGCTGTTCCTCGCTTTCTTTGGTCTGGGCCTGTTCGGCATCGACGTCAGCCCGTGGGTGGCCGCCGCGCTGGCGCTGGCGCTTTTCACCAGCGCGTTTTTAGTGGACATCTGGCACGGCAGCGTGCTGGCGCTGCCGCGCGGCCAGTGGGAAGCCTCGCGCTGTCTGGGGCTGAACTTCTGGCAAACCTTGAGCCGGGTCGTCGCGCCGCAGGCGATGCGTATCGCCATCGCCCCGACGGTCGGCTTTTCCGTGCAGGTCATCAAGGGCACGGCGCTGGCGTCCATTATCGGCTTTGTCGAGATGACCAAGGCCGGGATCATGCTGAACAACGTCACCTATCAGCCCTTTAAGGTGTTTGGTCTGGTGGCGCTCGGCTACTTCCTGCTGTGTTATCCGCTGTCTTACTACAGCCGCTATCTGGAGAAGAAATTTAATGCCGCTCATCACCATTAA
- a CDS encoding amino acid ABC transporter ATP-binding protein, translating to MPLITINQVHKFYGQNHVLKGVDLDIEMGEVISIIGRSGSGKSTLLRCVNGLEGYQEGSIKLGGITITDRESQAREISRSVGMIFQNFNLFPHMTALENVMLAPRLVLGKSAVECRSLGEQMLDKVGLGERRDYYPANLSGGQQQRVAIARALAMNPKVLLCDEITSALDPELVGEVLKVLEQLAAEGMTLILVTHEMNFAREVGDRVVFMHQGKVWEQGESRRLFAEPQTPELKQFIASVRGLTEA from the coding sequence ATGCCGCTCATCACCATTAATCAGGTACATAAGTTTTACGGCCAAAACCACGTGTTAAAAGGCGTGGATCTGGACATCGAGATGGGCGAGGTGATCTCCATTATCGGGCGCAGCGGCTCGGGGAAAAGTACCCTGCTGCGCTGCGTCAACGGCCTGGAAGGCTATCAGGAAGGCAGCATCAAGCTGGGCGGAATCACCATCACCGACCGGGAATCTCAGGCGCGTGAGATCAGCCGTTCCGTCGGCATGATTTTCCAAAATTTCAATTTGTTCCCGCATATGACCGCGCTGGAAAATGTGATGCTGGCGCCCCGGTTGGTGCTGGGCAAAAGCGCGGTGGAGTGCCGCAGTCTGGGCGAACAGATGCTGGACAAAGTCGGGCTGGGCGAACGGCGGGACTATTATCCCGCCAATCTCTCCGGCGGACAGCAGCAGCGTGTGGCTATCGCCCGCGCATTGGCGATGAATCCGAAGGTACTGTTGTGCGACGAAATTACCTCGGCGCTGGATCCGGAGCTGGTGGGTGAAGTGCTCAAAGTGCTGGAACAGCTGGCGGCGGAGGGCATGACGCTGATTCTGGTCACCCACGAAATGAACTTCGCCCGCGAAGTCGGCGACCGCGTGGTGTTTATGCATCAGGGCAAGGTGTGGGAGCAGGGTGAAAGCCGCCGCCTGTTCGCCGAGCCGCAGACCCCGGAACTGAAACAGTTTATCGCCTCCGTGCGCGGGCTGACGGAAGCTTGA
- a CDS encoding pyridoxal-phosphate-dependent aminotransferase family protein, with product MQSEPFAQINPPHRLLMGPGPINADPRVLRAMSSQLIGQYDPVMTGYMNQVMALYRQLFRTENRWTMLVDGTSRSGIEAILVSAIRPGDRVLVPVFGRFGHLLCEIARRCRAEVHTIEAPWGEVFTPDRIEEAVKRVKPRLLLTVQGDTSTTMLQPLDELGDICRRHGVLFYTDATASFGGNPLETDAWGLDGVSAGLQKCLGGPSGSSPVTISERMEAAIRQRKCVEQGIRTDDHHDGDEEMVYSNYFDLGMIMDYWGPERLNHHTEATSMLFAARECARIILEEGLDACIARHALHGQALLAGIEGMGLQAYGDPAHRMNNVLGVTIPEGIHGESVRKRLLEDFAIEIGTSFGPLQGKIWRIGTMGYNARKDCVMQTLTALEAVLNRLGFRSEQGAALQAAWDVYASQQASA from the coding sequence ATGCAAAGCGAACCGTTCGCTCAAATCAATCCGCCTCATCGTCTGCTGATGGGGCCGGGCCCGATTAACGCCGATCCGCGCGTTCTCCGGGCGATGTCCAGCCAGTTGATTGGCCAGTACGACCCGGTGATGACCGGTTACATGAATCAGGTTATGGCGCTGTATCGGCAGTTGTTCCGCACCGAAAACCGCTGGACAATGCTGGTGGACGGCACCTCGCGATCCGGTATCGAAGCCATTCTGGTTTCTGCGATCCGCCCCGGCGATCGGGTTCTGGTGCCGGTTTTCGGACGCTTTGGCCACCTATTGTGCGAGATTGCCCGGCGCTGCCGCGCCGAGGTGCATACGATTGAAGCGCCGTGGGGCGAAGTCTTTACGCCTGACCGCATCGAAGAGGCCGTGAAGCGGGTTAAACCGCGTCTGCTGCTGACCGTCCAGGGCGACACGTCGACGACGATGCTGCAGCCGCTGGACGAACTCGGCGATATCTGCCGACGTCATGGCGTGCTGTTTTACACCGATGCCACCGCGTCTTTTGGCGGTAATCCGCTGGAGACCGACGCCTGGGGGCTGGACGGGGTGTCCGCCGGCTTGCAGAAGTGCCTCGGCGGTCCGTCCGGCAGTTCTCCGGTGACGATCAGCGAGCGCATGGAAGCGGCGATCCGCCAGCGCAAATGCGTGGAGCAGGGGATCCGCACCGACGATCATCATGATGGCGACGAGGAGATGGTGTACTCCAACTACTTCGATCTGGGCATGATCATGGACTACTGGGGGCCGGAGCGGCTCAACCACCACACCGAAGCGACCAGTATGCTGTTCGCCGCCCGCGAGTGCGCCCGCATTATTCTGGAAGAGGGGCTGGACGCATGCATCGCCCGCCACGCGCTGCACGGTCAGGCGCTGTTGGCCGGGATCGAAGGCATGGGCCTGCAGGCCTACGGCGATCCGGCGCATCGCATGAACAACGTATTAGGCGTGACGATCCCCGAAGGCATTCACGGTGAATCCGTGCGTAAGCGGCTGCTGGAGGATTTCGCCATTGAGATCGGCACCTCTTTCGGCCCGCTGCAGGGCAAGATCTGGCGGATCGGCACCATGGGCTACAACGCGCGCAAAGATTGCGTGATGCAGACGCTGACCGCGCTGGAAGCCGTACTGAACCGTCTGGGTTTCCGCTCGGAGCAGGGCGCGGCGTTGCAGGCTGCATGGGATGTCTACGCCTCTCAGCAGGCGTCCGCATGA